The region CGCGGTTGGTATGGTGCGCGCCATGCTGCAAGGCATGGCAGCCGTCATCGTCGAGTGCGGCGCAGGCAGCGTCCTCCAACCAATGGGGCACCACGGCCAACGCCAACGGCACGCCGAGGCCGCGGCGCTGGTCGAGCAGAACCGGCAGCTTTCCGTCGTCGGGTCCGGCGTCATCGTCGCGCCACCAGAATGTGGCGGTACGGCCCGCATCGGACCAGCGATCCAGCTCGTCGCTCAGTTCGGTCCATTCAGCCATTGCGGCTCCAGGAACACAGCAAGTCCGCGCTGCGCTCGGCACCATCCAGATCGATCGTGTCGGGATCAAGCCGCGGCAGGGCGGCGGCCCGATCGATCGCTTTGGCCAAAGTGGCGGGCGACAGCGCAGCCTCTGACAACATCACGATCATGCCGCGCCCGGCAAGCCGTGCGGCTCGATCGGACTGTTCGGTCTCGCCGCCCTCGGCAAAGGGCACGACCACTGCACGGGCACGGGCACGGAAAAGATCGGTCGCCGTGTTGTAGCCGCCTTGGGAGACCGACACGCGGCAACGCGCCAAGAGGTCGGGGAAGTCGGCGCGGTTCGGTTCGACAACCATGCCGCCGCCTGCACCGCGCACCGCTGCTGCGGTTGACCGGTCGCCGGTCAGGATGCGCCATACAAGATGGCCCGTGACCGTGGCATGCCTTTGCGCTGCAATCGCGGTTTCGAGCAGGCGTTCTCCGACCGCGCCACCGCCGGCTGAGACGATCACCTCGTCAGCCCCGTCGCCCGCTTGCGCGATGGTGCGGGGCGTATCGGCGATATAGCCCGTATGGATGACCCGTTCTCCGAGATCGTCAGCGCAGGGGAAGGAGTCGCCGAATCGCACCAGGCCGGGATCGCCATGCACCAGGACGTGATCGTAACGTGCGAGCGCGATGTCGCGCATGGTCATGGCTTTCTCGGGGCACGATGTTCGCTGCAGGATGTCGCGCACCGACGCGACGATACGGGGCGCAGGGCTGAGGGTCGCAGCGGCATCGAGCAGAGTCATTGCCTCGTGGTGCAGGACGCGGCGGCCGAAGGGAAAGGTCTCGGTCACCACGACCGAAGGGTGGGTCTCGGCGACCAGGTCTGTCAGGATCGCCCGTCGGCTTGCCAGCAGCGTCTCGTCCACGGGGCACCCGTCTCCATCGACCAGCCTGGAGAACGTCACGTCGGCCGTGCGGACCGGCGGCAGCTGCACGAGGTGGGCATCACCGATGTCGAGATGGGCGATCGGCAGGCCGCCCGAAGCGACCACGGCCTCGACCTCGCGGGCGGCCAAGGCTCTGGCGATCGACGCGATCCGGCGCAGATGGCCGCTGCCCAGAAGATGCTGGACCCAAAAGAGCACGGGACCGTTCATTGTTCGGCGTCCAGCGACAGGGGACCGCAGGGATCGAGCCGGCAACCGCCGTCGTCATCAAGCGCCAGCACCAGAATGCTGGAGCGCGTGAGCTTCAGCGGCGGGCGCGAGAGGAAGTCCCAGCCGGTCGCCATCCCGAGGGCGGCACGCATCACGCCACGATGGCTGACGGCGATGGTGTTTTCGCCGCCGGCCCGTTCGCGGAACAGATCGCCGAGACGGGCCTGAACATCGCGCGGGCTCTCGCCGCCTACGGGTCGGAAGTCGAGTCCGCGCGCTTCGTTCTCGGCCATGGCATCGCCGAGTTCATCGCGCAGCTCCTCGAGCGTTCGTCCGGCCCAAAGGCCCCAGTCCATTTCGATCAGGCGCTCGTCGGCCGTGGCGTTCGCCAGGCCCAGCATGGCCGCCGTGTCACGGGTACGCGCGAGCGGACTGGTGAGCGCCAGCCAGCCCCTGAGCGTCTCCGGCAGACTCCAGCCGGCCGCGAGCGCCGTTCCCGCCGCCGAGAGTGGGGTATCGGTACGGCCCTGAATGCGCCCGTCTTCGTTCCAGTCGGTCGGCGCATGGCGGATCATGCCGAGATGTGTCATCGGGCGGCCCGTGCGGTTGCGATGGCGCGGTCGAGCGTCGCCGCTGCGGCCTCAACGCTGTGTCGCCGCAAGACGTTGTCGGCCGCTGCCACACCCATCGCTGCACGCCGCCTGGGCTCGTCGGCCAGCCGTGCTACGGCTGCGGCAAACGCATCAGCATCATCCTCCGGGGTGAGGAATCCCGTACGCTCGTCGTCAACGATCTCGGGCACGCCGCGCGCACGCCCCGCGACCACCGGCAGGCCCGCCGCCTGCGCCGCGAGCAACGCCATGCCGTAGGCCTCGTTGATCGCCGGCCAGACAAAGAGATCGCATGCC is a window of Rhodospirillales bacterium DNA encoding:
- a CDS encoding glycosyltransferase; the protein is MNGPVLFWVQHLLGSGHLRRIASIARALAAREVEAVVASGGLPIAHLDIGDAHLVQLPPVRTADVTFSRLVDGDGCPVDETLLASRRAILTDLVAETHPSVVVTETFPFGRRVLHHEAMTLLDAAATLSPAPRIVASVRDILQRTSCPEKAMTMRDIALARYDHVLVHGDPGLVRFGDSFPCADDLGERVIHTGYIADTPRTIAQAGDGADEVIVSAGGGAVGERLLETAIAAQRHATVTGHLVWRILTGDRSTAAAVRGAGGGMVVEPNRADFPDLLARCRVSVSQGGYNTATDLFRARARAVVVPFAEGGETEQSDRAARLAGRGMIVMLSEAALSPATLAKAIDRAAALPRLDPDTIDLDGAERSADLLCSWSRNG
- a CDS encoding histidine phosphatase family protein codes for the protein MTHLGMIRHAPTDWNEDGRIQGRTDTPLSAAGTALAAGWSLPETLRGWLALTSPLARTRDTAAMLGLANATADERLIEMDWGLWAGRTLEELRDELGDAMAENEARGLDFRPVGGESPRDVQARLGDLFRERAGGENTIAVSHRGVMRAALGMATGWDFLSRPPLKLTRSSILVLALDDDGGCRLDPCGPLSLDAEQ